Proteins co-encoded in one Plasmodium berghei ANKA genome assembly, chromosome: 11 genomic window:
- a CDS encoding sphingomyelin synthase 2, putative, with protein sequence MEIPKFNKEDDRPKSENDKNSNYIINGNCQINKDIELNEMPVKKDEDINNSNCLTEWKLFKILFTKLMISFSFFIISLFIQSFFMIYSDSYYKRYTIPLSDRVHELVGHPPKWVTYNLSNSLVGLLSITFIQLILFNSIYLSIAIICRFLYMHGFFYILRGILIYITSLPATLKTCIPLERGNIGFNLLQVVKLNFNLLYVCSDLIVSGHSFTSTIFLLFIFCYMDNVVIKVITALLSCFVYSVLIVGFIHYTSDVLLGILFGFFIFGLYHIALDLSSLHYIISTLYDVRSISNNKENNKFEAKPFFLRCFLLRILLGIIPRLEGLHHTLDYAMNRNSNKSEFCNCEHNSSTHSRSIDLFKRPHIKEKLLFGHSNHLYHAYAGDGKHNFLLFKFFGPHPKE encoded by the coding sequence ATGGAAATTCccaaatttaataaagaAGATGATCGGCCCAAAAGTGAGAATGATAAAAACagtaattatataataaatgggAATtgtcaaataaataaagatatagaattaaatgaaatgcctgtaaaaaaagatgaagATATCAATAATTCAAATTGTTTAACAGAATGGAAGTTATTTAAgatattatttacaaaattaatGATTTCCTTTagttttttcataatttcgTTATTTATACAAAGTTTCTTTATGATATATAGTGACTCCTATTATAAAAGATATACAATACCTTTAAGTGATCGAGTGCATGAATTGGTTGGCCATCCACCTAAATGGGTTACTTATAATTTGTCAAATAGTTTAGTGGGTTTATTATCAATTACATTTATTCAattgattttatttaatagcatatatttatctataGCTATTATTTGTCgctttttatatatgcatggatttttttatattttaagagGTATACTCATATACATTACTTCATTACCTGCTACATTAAAAACGTGTATACCGTTAGAGAGAGGAAATATAGGCTTTAACCTACTACAAGTCGTGAAACTTAATTTTAACCTGTTATATGTATGCTCAGATTTAATTGTATCTGGTCATTCTTTTACAtcaacaatatttttattgtttatattttgttatatgGATAATGTTGtaataaaagtaataaCAGCTTTGTTATCTTGTTTTGTATATTCAGTTTTGATTGTTGGTTTTATACATTATACATCAGACGTACTATTAGGAATATTATTtggtttttttatttttgggTTATACCACATAGCACTTGATTTGTCATCCTTACATTATATAATCTCCACATTATATGATGTTAGAAgtatatcaaataataaagaaaataataaatttgaagCCAagccattttttttaagatgttttttattaagaATTTTATTGGGTATTATTCCACGGTTAGAAGGATTACACCATACATTAGATTATGCAATGAATAGAAATAGCAATAAATCGGAATTTTGTAATTGTGAGCATAATTCGAGCACACATAGTAGATCTATagatttatttaaaaggcctcatataaaagaaaaattactTTTTGGGCATTCAaatcatttatatcatGCATATGCTGGAGATGGCAAACataactttttattatttaagtTTTTTGGCCCTCACCCCAAGGAGtaa
- a CDS encoding DNA polymerase 1, putative, with protein sequence MKLFSIVIKNRNILKKCKNTNIQNINNRNIYIYNQVHNYCNLIDYNNIIHALQKKKENIFNEANSFNSLLLILKKYKLDKIQKETTHLVIEENETNNTHTLCSNKYNTVVYTWIKSVKIYISWFSEITDDKYKSKCFSLPTYLTFHVVIPNDFEILTDILKPFENYDFYNFLELGNNSKWDTSENYNSIKSYEKNETKKVLQKLNQEIICDDSEKGKNKNKNKIENEENYEREDNSGFITYWTKKDTDRKHPIIENVLLNQTKKCEQFIKNNCNLNVNQNKKEGVYKDNEKIYFFTFNINELEKNERVKEIINDCVKDTFSNEINNINYEKEKQKNINPFLFIVYDYKTLIHIFNNLKINLLNIKNVFDIYIISTLLQLVQRGEKLQNVFSSYTEKTQNDFLSFSNNEFKKFSPYFRFYSIVPPEFSDVLSGKFGVYGWGKYQKKKDAPKKKKNENKKNCLEKVDNIQNNDPNKENNSKFTYTNVKVKHINNIKKIVFGNKRSIYEITEEDMMFYCISRNIFLIILFNYLINQLKNNMNILTLYIKIEQPLIFCISEIEKEGIYLNQKKIQEIQNNSNNPLIYKKQIEELCGYDINLNSSKQVSSLLSKALFSGDFNPEIKNQIENSNNELSTSTKKLMNSFSINDSEDNIMNVLNFNSNYFDYISNSNSQNNTEEYDELNSLNPLYHKKSNYFNLNDHDISEKINELSNYKKNDEMNNKIKIRQYSNTINEMKRNKALQTNNKMLKIIIDELEKNNYIGEKEKEKIKQIINNIKLYRESKKLFQNYIENLPKHIQKNTKKIHCNFNQLGASTGRLSCDQPNLQNIHSKFRCTISLKFNELKPTSIQKQDIKNKSVNKNLLTFDYKQMELFVMAYLSFDNQLLKMLNNSDVFVETAKVLFNTNEVTKELRRMTKTVIYGILYGQSENGLAKNLLVSENYAKSLIDNFFNFYPNVYKFMQKQKILVKNINSVYTLIGRKRIVDPIIKNKYRISMNTPIQGCSADIMKFALLSCHKILSFCDNINQDIDIFLKMNNINISLLKKYKNYIKSTKLILQIHDELLFQCDENGAEDIIQLLKPVLENSFLNLIKYTNTQNRLLLLYDYMNDNISIQTYIENLKILNATNYTLYNQTDKFDIILRDFNLKLPIKAEIGTDIKE encoded by the coding sequence atgaaattattttctattgtaataaaaaatcgtaacattttaaaaaaatgtaagaatacaaatatacaaaatattaataatagaaatatttatatatataaccaAGTACACAATTATTGTAATTTGATagattataataatattatacatgctttacaaaaaaagaaagaaaatatttttaacgAAGCAAATTCTTTTAACTCGCTTCTtttgatattaaaaaaatataaattagataaaatacaaaaagaaACCACGCACTTGGTtattgaagaaaatgaaacgAATAATACACACACATTATGttctaataaatataatactgTAGTATATACTTGGATAAAATCGgtgaaaatttatataagttGGTTTTCAGAAATAACagatgataaatataaatctaAATGTTTCTCTCTTCCTACTTATTTGACATTTCATGTAGTTATTCCTAACGATTTTGAGATATTAACAGACATTTTAAAACcttttgaaaattatgatttttataattttctagAACTTGGCAATAATAGTAAATGGGATACTtcagaaaattataattctATTAAATCatacgaaaaaaatgagacAAAAAAAGTTTTGCAAAAATTAAATCAGGAAATTATTTGTGACGACTCTGAAAAAggaaagaataaaaataaaaataaaatagaaaatgaagaaaattatgAGCGAGAAGATAATTCAGGTTTCATTACATATTGGACTAAGAAAGATACAGATAGGAAACATCCCATTATTGAAAATGTATTACTTAatcaaacaaaaaaatgtgaacaattcataaaaaataattgcaATCTAAATGttaatcaaaataaaaaggaaggtgtatataaagataacgagaaaatatattttttcacttttaatataaatgaattagaaaaaaatgaacgagtcaaagaaataataaatgattgTGTAAAAGACACATTTTCAAATGAGataaataacataaattatgaaaaagaaaaacaaaaaaatataaatccatttctttttattgtatatgattataaaacattaatacatatatttaataatttaaaaataaatttattaaatattaaaaatgtattcgatatttatattataagtACCTTATTGCAGCTTGTTCAAAGAGGAGAGAAACTGCAAAAtgtattttcttcatatactgaaaaaacacaaaatgattttttatctttttcaaataatgaatttaaaaaattttccCCATATTTTAGATTTTATTCAATTGTTCCACCTGAATTTTCGGATGTTCTGTCTGGAAAATTTGGAGTTTATGGATGGGGAAAataccaaaaaaaaaaagatgccccaaaaaaaaagaaaaatgaaaataagaaaaattgTCTAGAAAAAGTGGacaatattcaaaataacGATCCGAATAAAGAAAACAATTCTAAATTTACTTACACAAATGTAAAagtaaaacatataaataatattaaaaaaattgtatttgGTAATAAAAGAAGCATATATGAAATTACGGAAGAAGATATGATGTTTTATTGTATTTCtcgaaatatatttttaattattttatttaattatttaataaatcagttaaaaaataatatgaatatattaacacTTTATATCAAAATAGAACAaccattaattttttgtataagtgaaattgaaaaagaaggaatatatttaaatcaaaaaaaaattcaagaaatacaaaataattcaaataatccattaatctataaaaaacaaatagaAGAATTATGTGGCtatgatataaatttaaattcatCTAAGCAAGTTTCGTCTCTTTTATCTAAGGCATTGTTTAGTGGTGATTTTAACCctgaaattaaaaatcaAATTGAAAATTCGAACAATGAATTATCTACTtctacaaaaaaattgatgaaTTCCTTCAGTATCAATGATAGCGAagataatataatgaatgTTTTGAATTTCAATTccaattattttgattatatCTCAAATTCAAATAGTCAAAATAACACAGAAGAATACGACGAATTAAATTCTTTAAATCCattatatcataaaaagtccaactattttaatttgaatGATCATGATATATCagagaaaataaatgaacttagtaattataaaaaaaacgatgaaatgaataataaaataaaaattcgaCAATATAGTAATACtataaatgaaatgaaaagaaataaagcattacaaacaaataataaaatgctaaaaataataatcgatgaattagaaaaaaataattatattggagaaaaagaaaaagagaaaattaaacaaattattaataatattaaactTTATAGAGAAtccaaaaaattattccaaaattatattgaaaatttacCAAAacatatacaaaaaaatactaaaaaaatacattgcAATTTTAATCAATTAGGAGCATCAACAGGTCGATTATCCTGTGATCAAccaaatttacaaaatattcattCAAAATTTAGATGCAcaatttcattaaaatttaacGAACTAAAACCAACATCTATTCAAAAACAAGATATAAAGAACAAAtctgtaaataaaaatttactCACATTTGATTACAAACAAATGGAATTATTTGTTATGGCATATCTCAGTTTTGATAATCaactattaaaaatgttaaacaATAGTGATGTGTTTGTAGAAACCGCTaaagttttatttaatacaaATGAAGTAACAAAAGAATTAAGAAGAATGACTAAAACTGTTATATATGGTATATTATATGGGCAATCAGAAAATGGATTAgcaaaaaatttattagtAAGTGAAAATTATGCAAAATCCTTAAtcgataatttttttaatttttatccaaatgtatataaatttatgcaaaaacaaaaaatactagttaaaaatattaattcaGTTTATACATTAATAGGAAGAAAAAGAATAGTTGATccaattattaaaaataaatatcgaATAAGCATGAATACTCCTATTCAAGGTTGTTCTGCCGATATTATGAAATTTGCATTATTATCATGCCATAAAATACTTTCATTTTGTGATAATATTAATCAAGATATCGATATTTTTCtcaaaatgaataatataaatatttccttattaaaaaaatataaaaattatataaaatcaacaaaattaattttacaaattcatgatgaattattatttcaatGTGATGAAAATGGAGCTGAGGATATTATACAACTATTAAAACCGGTTTTAGaaaattcttttttaaatttaataaaatatacaaatacacaaaatagattattattattatatgattatatgaatgataatatatctatacAAACATACATTGAAAatcttaaaatattaaatgcAACAAATTATACCCTTTATAATCAAACTGataaatttgatataaTTCTTCGAGACTTTAATTTAAAGCTACCAATTAAAGCCGAAATCGGGACTGACATTAAggaataa